One Acidobacteriota bacterium DNA segment encodes these proteins:
- a CDS encoding ATP-dependent Clp protease ATP-binding subunit, with protein MFEKYTEKARRVIFFARYEASQLGSSTIGTEHILLGILRECDGVTEQLFARSHIKPELLRKEIESKAAAKRGKISTSVEIPLSEETKRALIYAAEEAEKLFHNYIGTEHILLGILRERKSLAAKILAEKGMKFASVREDLITLLRDKVNEERKKETPLLSEFSRDLTSLAIMGKLDPLIGREREMKRLIQILCRRTKNNPVLIGEPGVGKTAIVEGLAQKIVKGDVPPFLYNKRILSLDLSAVVAGTKYRGQFEERLKAILKELKENEDVILFIDELHTLVGAGSAEGSLDAAGILKPALSRGEIKCIGAATPKEYRKFIEKDRALERRFQGIKVPPPTEEETLSILMGVKERYEAYHSVKYTDEAIKAAVYLSNRYITDRFLPDKAIDIIDEAGARAKLRRSSVAKELKQLEEQLKGTLAEIDRSLFLRDFDRAVFYGERETKERERLLAIQQELKEQTREPIVVDKKDIEEVVSDWTGIPLATVQEGEQDKLLNMEKELHRRIVGQEEAIEALARAIRRSRAGLKSPTRPVGSFLFLGPTGVGKTEVARTLARVLFGSERALIRFDMSEYMEKHSVSKLIGSPPGYVGYEEGGQLTEKVKQTPYSVVLLDEIEKAHPNIFNILLQVFEEGELTDGLGTTVDFRNTIMIMTSNLGARFIQKKGGFGFSPTDEELNFKRMKEMVLAEVKKLFNPEFLNRIDEIIVFRSLTDEDLVNIVKLLIKDINEYLVHSKITLEITDDACRWLIEKTCKDRSYGARPLRRAIQKYIEDPLAEEMIKGKFKESGVVVVQAEGDKLVLREKELKNIIA; from the coding sequence GCGTCGGGTAATATTCTTTGCCAGGTACGAGGCGAGCCAGTTGGGAAGTAGCACCATTGGAACGGAGCATATCCTTTTGGGGATACTTCGGGAGTGCGATGGGGTGACGGAGCAGTTGTTTGCTCGTTCCCATATTAAGCCGGAGCTTCTGAGGAAGGAGATAGAGAGTAAGGCGGCGGCGAAAAGGGGAAAGATATCGACTTCAGTGGAGATCCCTTTGAGCGAAGAGACGAAGAGGGCTTTGATCTATGCTGCGGAGGAGGCGGAGAAGCTCTTCCACAACTATATCGGGACGGAGCATATCCTTTTAGGGATACTTCGGGAGCGTAAGTCTCTTGCTGCCAAGATATTGGCGGAAAAGGGGATGAAGTTCGCCTCCGTAAGGGAGGATCTGATAACCCTTTTGAGGGATAAGGTGAACGAGGAAAGGAAAAAGGAAACCCCCCTCCTTTCCGAGTTTAGTCGGGACCTCACCAGCCTCGCCATAATGGGAAAGCTCGACCCATTAATCGGCAGAGAACGGGAGATGAAGCGGTTGATCCAGATACTTTGTCGGCGGACGAAGAACAATCCGGTATTGATTGGAGAACCTGGGGTAGGGAAGACGGCGATAGTGGAAGGACTGGCGCAGAAGATCGTCAAGGGGGATGTTCCTCCCTTCCTTTATAATAAGCGGATCCTCTCCCTCGACCTCTCGGCAGTAGTGGCGGGTACCAAGTATCGAGGGCAATTTGAGGAACGGCTTAAGGCTATCCTGAAGGAGCTCAAGGAGAATGAGGATGTCATCCTATTTATTGATGAGCTCCATACCTTGGTAGGAGCGGGTTCTGCAGAGGGTTCGCTCGATGCTGCCGGTATTTTGAAGCCCGCTTTATCTCGGGGTGAGATAAAGTGTATCGGCGCTGCTACTCCCAAGGAGTATCGGAAATTTATAGAGAAAGACCGGGCACTTGAACGAAGGTTTCAGGGAATAAAGGTGCCACCTCCCACAGAGGAGGAGACCCTGAGCATCCTTATGGGGGTAAAGGAGCGGTATGAAGCTTATCATAGTGTGAAATATACCGATGAGGCGATCAAGGCGGCGGTTTACCTCTCTAATCGGTATATCACCGACCGTTTCCTTCCCGATAAGGCGATAGACATAATTGATGAGGCGGGTGCCAGAGCGAAGCTCCGAAGGTCGAGCGTAGCCAAGGAGCTGAAGCAGTTAGAGGAACAGCTCAAGGGAACGCTGGCTGAGATAGACCGTTCCCTCTTCCTCCGCGATTTCGATCGGGCAGTGTTCTACGGAGAGCGGGAGACGAAGGAGCGGGAACGGCTTCTCGCTATCCAACAGGAACTCAAGGAGCAAACCCGGGAGCCAATCGTGGTGGATAAGAAGGATATTGAAGAGGTTGTTTCCGACTGGACAGGGATTCCCCTCGCCACGGTACAAGAAGGGGAGCAGGATAAGCTACTGAATATGGAGAAGGAGCTCCACCGACGGATCGTAGGACAGGAAGAGGCGATAGAGGCGCTTGCCCGAGCGATCCGGCGTTCCCGAGCAGGGTTGAAGAGCCCAACGAGGCCTGTAGGGTCGTTTCTCTTCCTCGGTCCCACCGGAGTGGGGAAGACCGAGGTGGCGAGGACCTTGGCTCGGGTCCTCTTTGGTAGTGAGCGTGCTCTCATTCGGTTTGATATGTCAGAGTATATGGAGAAGCATTCGGTCTCCAAGCTCATCGGATCGCCTCCTGGTTATGTCGGTTATGAAGAGGGGGGGCAGCTCACCGAGAAGGTAAAGCAAACTCCATATTCCGTAGTGCTACTCGACGAGATTGAGAAGGCGCATCCCAACATATTTAATATCCTCCTTCAAGTGTTCGAGGAAGGGGAGCTAACCGACGGTTTAGGCACCACGGTTGACTTCCGGAATACGATAATGATTATGACCTCGAATCTGGGGGCGCGGTTCATCCAGAAGAAGGGGGGGTTCGGTTTTTCTCCCACTGATGAGGAACTCAACTTTAAGCGAATGAAGGAGATGGTGCTTGCTGAGGTAAAGAAGCTGTTCAATCCGGAGTTCCTCAATCGGATCGATGAGATCATCGTATTCCGTTCCCTCACCGATGAGGATCTGGTTAATATCGTCAAGTTGTTGATAAAGGATATAAATGAGTATCTCGTTCATTCTAAGATCACCCTTGAAATTACCGATGATGCCTGTCGTTGGCTGATCGAAAAGACCTGCAAGGATAGAAGCTATGGAGCGAGACCATTGAGGAGGGCGATCCAGAAGTATATTGAGGACCCACTGGCTGAGGAGATGATAAAGGGTAAGTTTAAGGAGAGCGGGGTGGTAGTTGTCCAAGCTGAGGGGGACAAGCTGGTCTT